The proteins below are encoded in one region of Streptomyces sp. NBC_00490:
- a CDS encoding ABC transporter ATP-binding protein has product MDASSSPPLTAPSTIAVELAGITKRFPGVVANHDIHLTVRKGTVHALVGENGAGKSTLMKILYGMQKPDEGTIAVGGTQVSFGSPADAIARGIGMVHQHFMLADNLTVLENVVLGSEKLYGIGGAARKKIKEISDRYGLGVRPDALVEDLGVAERQRVEILKVLFRGADTLILDEPTAVLVPQEVDALFANLRELKSEGLSVIFISHKLGEVLSVADEITVIRRGTTVGTAVPSETTPRQLAEMMVGSELPTPETAESTVTDRAVVEVKNLTVYSSGALTLGESSASLLMDEAGGAEVKKVLDDVSFTIHAGEVMGIAGVEGNGQTELIDALIGTKNADSGAIFFEGEDVTSWATRKRRESGVGYIPEDRHRQGLLLEAPLWENRILGHVTETPNAKGFWLTPKAAQADTRRIVEEYDVRTPGIDVTAASLSGGNQQKLIVGREMSHNPKFLIAAHPTRGVDVGAQAQIWDRIRDARREGLAVLLISADLDELIGLSDTLRVIYNGRLVADADPATVTPEELGSAMTGAATGHLEHVEDESAPEDEAR; this is encoded by the coding sequence ATCGACGCGTCCAGCAGCCCTCCGCTCACCGCACCGTCGACGATCGCGGTAGAGCTGGCGGGGATCACCAAGCGCTTCCCCGGTGTCGTCGCCAACCACGACATCCACCTGACGGTCCGCAAAGGCACCGTGCACGCCCTCGTCGGTGAGAACGGCGCCGGCAAGTCGACCCTGATGAAGATCCTCTACGGCATGCAGAAGCCGGACGAGGGCACCATCGCGGTCGGCGGCACCCAGGTGAGCTTCGGCAGCCCCGCCGACGCCATCGCCCGCGGCATCGGCATGGTCCACCAGCACTTCATGCTCGCCGACAACCTCACGGTCCTGGAGAACGTGGTGCTGGGCAGCGAGAAGCTGTACGGCATCGGCGGCGCCGCGCGGAAGAAGATCAAGGAGATCTCCGACCGCTACGGCCTCGGCGTCCGCCCCGACGCCCTGGTCGAGGACCTCGGTGTCGCCGAGCGTCAGCGCGTGGAGATCCTCAAGGTCCTCTTCCGCGGCGCCGACACCCTGATCCTCGACGAGCCGACCGCGGTCCTCGTGCCGCAGGAGGTCGACGCGCTCTTCGCCAACCTGCGCGAGCTCAAGTCCGAGGGCCTGTCGGTCATCTTCATCTCCCACAAGCTGGGCGAGGTCCTCTCCGTCGCGGACGAGATCACCGTCATCCGCCGCGGCACGACGGTCGGCACCGCCGTACCGTCCGAGACCACCCCGCGCCAGCTCGCCGAGATGATGGTCGGCAGCGAGCTCCCCACCCCGGAGACCGCCGAGTCGACCGTCACCGACCGGGCCGTCGTCGAGGTCAAGAACCTCACCGTGTACTCCTCGGGCGCGCTGACGCTCGGCGAGTCGTCCGCCTCCCTGCTCATGGACGAGGCCGGCGGCGCCGAGGTCAAGAAGGTCCTCGACGACGTCTCCTTCACCATCCACGCCGGCGAGGTCATGGGCATCGCCGGTGTCGAGGGCAACGGCCAGACCGAGCTCATCGACGCCCTGATCGGCACCAAGAACGCCGACTCCGGAGCCATCTTCTTCGAGGGCGAGGACGTCACCTCCTGGGCCACCCGCAAGCGCCGCGAGTCCGGCGTCGGCTACATCCCCGAGGACCGCCACCGCCAGGGCCTGCTCCTGGAGGCCCCCCTCTGGGAGAACCGCATCCTCGGCCACGTCACCGAGACGCCCAACGCCAAGGGCTTCTGGCTGACCCCGAAGGCCGCCCAGGCCGACACCCGCCGCATCGTCGAGGAGTACGACGTCCGTACTCCCGGCATCGACGTCACCGCGGCCTCCCTCTCCGGCGGCAACCAGCAGAAGCTGATCGTCGGCCGCGAGATGAGCCACAACCCCAAGTTCCTGATCGCCGCCCACCCCACCCGCGGAGTGGACGTCGGCGCACAGGCCCAGATCTGGGACCGCATCCGCGACGCCCGTCGCGAGGGCCTGGCCGTGCTGCTGATCTCCGCCGACCTGGACGAGCTCATCGGCCTGTCGGACACCCTGCGCGTCATCTACAACGGCAGGCTGGTCGCCGACGCCGACCCGGCCACCGTCACCCCGGAGGAGCTCGGCTCCGCCATGACGGGTGCCGCCACCGGACACCTTGAGCACGTCGAGGACGAGAGCGCCCCGGAGGACGAGGCCCGATGA
- a CDS encoding DUF6716 putative glycosyltransferase, which produces MPASTTKPTRIAVLADSDTRWKWGALTSHRIAPREDAQEPLALSGFLLRGRATPTPRQLAEVGVHADSLREVTAVEFLRAMAEEEYDVVVVALVGGGVQAVLHGLKRVWEGREKRPVVVTGYVGVVYEKLADGLLLRHGADLVLANSRQDADRFRAVYEGVGADASSVTEVALPFLGGAAYEGEHDPYTVVFAVQPSVPDSRKDRTYLLNRLIRHARLHPEREVLLKLRSKPGEHTTHIEEQPYQKLVQRLDPPANFRLVYGNMGEVLDRTDLLVTISSTAALESLHRRIPTVVLTDLGVREVLGNHHFVGSGCLASWDQLDAGYRPVADAEWVARQGVVADGSYETAFDAARERIAKLLARPGGLAPLTPYYTPATAPGYLPGILARHHLGPDGSPLPGAPAHDREPGPVRQIVRRAARGAYRHGVQRVAPVIRRMGEL; this is translated from the coding sequence GTGCCAGCAAGTACAACGAAGCCGACGCGAATCGCGGTCCTAGCGGACTCGGACACCCGCTGGAAATGGGGTGCCCTCACCTCCCATCGCATCGCCCCGCGCGAGGACGCGCAAGAGCCCCTCGCCCTGAGCGGATTCCTGCTGCGCGGACGCGCCACCCCCACCCCGCGCCAGCTGGCGGAGGTCGGCGTGCACGCCGACTCGCTGCGGGAGGTCACGGCCGTCGAGTTCCTGCGCGCCATGGCCGAGGAGGAGTACGACGTGGTCGTCGTCGCCCTCGTCGGCGGCGGCGTCCAGGCCGTGCTGCACGGCCTCAAGCGGGTGTGGGAGGGCCGCGAGAAGCGTCCCGTCGTCGTCACCGGCTACGTCGGTGTCGTCTACGAGAAGCTCGCCGACGGCCTCCTGCTGCGCCACGGCGCCGACCTGGTCCTCGCCAACTCCCGCCAGGACGCGGACCGCTTCCGGGCCGTGTACGAAGGAGTGGGCGCCGACGCCTCGTCGGTCACGGAGGTGGCGCTGCCGTTCCTCGGCGGGGCCGCCTACGAGGGCGAGCACGACCCGTACACCGTGGTGTTCGCCGTGCAGCCCTCGGTCCCGGACAGCCGCAAGGACCGCACGTACCTGCTGAACCGGCTGATCCGGCACGCCCGGCTGCACCCCGAGCGCGAGGTGCTGCTGAAGCTGCGCTCCAAGCCGGGCGAACACACCACGCACATCGAGGAGCAGCCCTACCAGAAGCTGGTCCAGCGGCTCGATCCGCCGGCCAACTTCCGCCTGGTGTACGGGAACATGGGCGAGGTCCTCGACCGCACCGACCTGCTGGTCACCATCAGCTCCACGGCCGCGCTCGAGTCCCTGCACCGCCGGATCCCGACGGTCGTCCTGACCGACCTCGGCGTCCGCGAGGTCCTCGGCAACCACCACTTCGTCGGCTCCGGCTGCCTCGCCTCCTGGGACCAACTGGACGCGGGGTACCGGCCGGTGGCCGACGCGGAGTGGGTGGCCCGGCAGGGCGTCGTGGCGGACGGCTCGTACGAGACCGCCTTCGACGCGGCGCGGGAGCGGATCGCCAAGCTGCTGGCCCGTCCCGGGGGGTTGGCGCCGCTGACGCCCTACTACACACCCGCCACTGCTCCCGGATACCTGCCCGGCATCCTCGCCCGCCATCACCTCGGTCCCGACGGCAGTCCGCTGCCGGGTGCGCCCGCGCATGACAGGGAGCCCGGACCGGTTCGGCAGATCGTGCGGCGGGCCGCTCGGGGGGCGTACCGGCACGGGGTGCAGCGGGTGGCGCCTGTCATTCGGCGGATGGGGGAGCTGTGA
- a CDS encoding acylneuraminate cytidylyltransferase, with amino-acid sequence MSDSLADAGVSVRRVLAVIPARGGSKGVPAKNLASVGGVPLVSRAVRECRASRLVTDVVVSTDDQAIAAAARQAGAEVVLRPAAIAGDLATSEAAVLHAMDAHEALHGAVVDVVLLVQCTSPFILREDIDGVAGAVVDNGADTAVTVAPFHGFVWRDADDAADSGETTGGYGVNHDKSYRPRRQDRPQDLLETGAAYAMEAAGFRKHQHRFFGHTELVRTDPARVLEIDDPHDLARARALAPLFDADRPGSLPTADDVDAVVLDFDGTQTDDRVLIDADGKEFVSVHRGDGLGIAALRDSGLNMLILSTEQNPVVAARARKLRLPVLHGIDRKDLALKQWCEEQGIAPERVLYVGNDVNDLPCFALVGWPVAVASAHDVVRGAARAVTTVPGGDGAIREIASWILGPSLDSLTS; translated from the coding sequence ATGTCTGACTCACTGGCCGACGCCGGCGTTTCCGTGCGTCGCGTGCTCGCCGTGATTCCCGCGCGCGGTGGCTCCAAGGGGGTGCCCGCGAAGAACCTCGCCTCCGTCGGTGGCGTGCCGCTGGTGTCCCGGGCCGTGCGTGAGTGCCGCGCGTCCCGGCTGGTGACGGACGTGGTCGTCTCCACCGATGACCAGGCCATCGCGGCCGCGGCCCGTCAGGCCGGCGCGGAGGTCGTGCTGCGGCCCGCCGCCATCGCCGGTGACCTGGCGACCTCGGAGGCCGCGGTCCTGCACGCCATGGACGCGCACGAGGCGCTGCACGGGGCGGTCGTCGACGTCGTCCTGCTCGTGCAGTGCACCAGCCCGTTCATCCTGCGCGAGGACATCGACGGGGTGGCCGGCGCGGTCGTCGACAACGGCGCCGACACCGCGGTGACCGTCGCCCCGTTCCACGGCTTCGTCTGGCGTGACGCCGACGACGCGGCCGACTCCGGTGAGACGACCGGCGGTTACGGCGTCAACCACGACAAGTCCTACCGCCCCCGCCGCCAGGACCGCCCCCAGGACCTCCTGGAGACCGGCGCCGCCTACGCGATGGAGGCGGCCGGCTTCCGCAAGCACCAGCACCGCTTCTTCGGCCACACCGAGCTCGTCCGCACGGACCCGGCCCGCGTGCTGGAGATCGACGACCCGCACGACCTCGCCAGGGCGCGGGCGCTCGCCCCCCTGTTCGACGCGGACCGCCCCGGTTCGCTGCCGACCGCCGACGACGTCGACGCGGTCGTCCTGGACTTCGACGGCACCCAGACCGATGACCGGGTGCTGATCGACGCCGATGGAAAGGAGTTCGTCTCCGTGCACCGCGGAGACGGCCTCGGCATCGCCGCCCTGCGCGACAGCGGCCTGAACATGCTGATCCTCTCCACGGAGCAGAACCCGGTCGTCGCCGCCCGGGCCCGGAAGCTCAGGCTCCCGGTCCTGCACGGCATCGACCGGAAGGACCTCGCACTCAAGCAGTGGTGCGAGGAGCAGGGCATCGCGCCCGAGCGCGTGCTCTACGTCGGCAACGACGTCAACGACCTCCCGTGCTTCGCCCTCGTGGGCTGGCCCGTGGCGGTCGCGAGCGCCCACGACGTGGTACGCGGCGCCGCCCGTGCGGTCACCACCGTCCCCGGTGGCGACGGCGCGATCCGAGAGATCGCCAGCTGGATCCTCGGCCCCTCTCTCGACTCCCTCACCAGTTAA
- a CDS encoding BMP family lipoprotein — translation MRRVSRITIAGVATAALALTASACGSSSSESSGSDSKNLGLALAYDVGGKGDQSFNDAATAGLDKADKEFGYKSTAVEPQDGESEADKVQRLETLAKQGYNPVIGVGFAYAPAVKEAAQKFPKTTFGIVDDEQTKADNVADLVFSEEQASYLAGVAAALATKSNTVGFIGGVDVPLIHKFAAGYKQGVEDTKKGVTVKVQYLTETAAEGGFSSPDKGESAAEGQIDDGADVVYAAAGLSGQGVIKAANANKIWAIGVDSDQYKQDALKAYKSSILTSAMKNVEGAVYELAKSVHDGKPETGVVRGSLSNGGVSVSNSNPEFANNAKIQDAIKKASEGIKNGTITVKTS, via the coding sequence ATGCGCCGGGTGTCCCGTATCACGATTGCAGGCGTTGCAACCGCAGCCCTCGCCCTCACCGCGTCCGCGTGCGGCAGCTCGTCCAGCGAGTCGTCGGGCAGCGACAGCAAGAACCTCGGCCTGGCCCTGGCGTACGACGTCGGCGGCAAGGGCGACCAGTCCTTCAACGACGCCGCCACCGCCGGCCTGGACAAGGCCGACAAGGAGTTCGGCTACAAGTCCACCGCCGTCGAGCCGCAGGACGGCGAGTCGGAGGCGGACAAGGTCCAGCGCCTGGAGACCCTCGCCAAGCAGGGCTACAACCCGGTCATCGGCGTCGGCTTCGCCTACGCGCCGGCCGTCAAGGAAGCCGCCCAGAAGTTCCCGAAGACCACCTTCGGCATCGTCGACGACGAGCAGACCAAGGCCGACAACGTCGCCGACCTCGTCTTCTCCGAGGAGCAGGCCTCCTACCTGGCCGGTGTCGCGGCCGCCCTGGCCACCAAGTCGAACACCGTCGGCTTCATCGGTGGCGTGGACGTCCCGCTGATCCACAAGTTCGCGGCCGGCTACAAGCAGGGCGTCGAGGACACCAAGAAGGGCGTCACGGTCAAGGTGCAGTACCTGACCGAGACCGCCGCCGAGGGTGGCTTCTCCAGCCCCGACAAGGGTGAGAGCGCCGCCGAGGGCCAGATCGACGACGGCGCCGACGTCGTCTACGCCGCCGCGGGCCTGTCCGGCCAGGGTGTCATCAAGGCCGCCAACGCCAACAAGATCTGGGCGATCGGCGTCGACTCCGACCAGTACAAGCAGGACGCGCTGAAGGCGTACAAGTCCTCGATCCTGACGTCCGCCATGAAGAACGTCGAGGGTGCGGTCTACGAGCTCGCCAAGTCCGTCCACGACGGCAAGCCGGAGACCGGCGTCGTCCGCGGCAGCCTCTCCAACGGCGGCGTGAGCGTCTCCAACTCCAACCCGGAGTTCGCGAACAACGCCAAGATCCAGGACGCGATCAAGAAGGCGTCCGAGGGCATCAAGAACGGCACCATCACGGTGAAGACCTCCTGA
- a CDS encoding BMP family lipoprotein has protein sequence MAVSVIALAAVGCGESSTKSGSDDASESSSSGTYSGKGIGLAYDIGGRGDQSFNDAAYAGFQQADKEFKMGGRDVQPSDGESEADKVQRLTELAKAGYNPVIGVGYIYAPAVKEVAEKFPKTTFGIIDDEQTKAANVADMVFSEEQASYLAGVAAAKTSKAKHVGFIGGVDIPLIHKFGAGFVQGVKSVDPSIKIESQYLTETPAEGGFSSPDKGKEAASGQIEKGADVIYHAAGLSGQGVISEAAAKKVWAIGVDSDQYNQDALKAYKDYILGSALKNVGGAVYELAKSVHEGKPLTGVVRGDLKSGGVGFADSNPKYKAMTDVVAAVDKAKQDIVDGKVTVKTS, from the coding sequence GTGGCCGTTTCGGTCATCGCGCTCGCGGCCGTCGGCTGTGGCGAGTCCAGCACGAAGTCCGGCAGCGACGACGCGTCCGAGTCGTCCTCGTCCGGCACGTACTCGGGCAAGGGCATCGGCCTGGCGTACGACATCGGCGGCCGTGGCGACCAGTCGTTCAACGACGCCGCCTACGCCGGCTTCCAGCAGGCCGACAAGGAATTCAAGATGGGCGGCCGGGACGTCCAGCCGAGCGACGGCGAGTCGGAGGCGGACAAGGTCCAGCGTCTGACCGAGCTCGCCAAGGCCGGCTACAACCCGGTGATCGGCGTCGGCTACATCTACGCGCCGGCCGTCAAGGAGGTCGCCGAGAAGTTCCCGAAGACCACCTTCGGGATCATCGACGACGAGCAGACCAAGGCCGCCAACGTGGCCGACATGGTCTTCTCCGAGGAGCAGGCCTCCTACCTCGCGGGCGTCGCCGCCGCCAAGACCTCCAAGGCCAAGCACGTCGGCTTCATCGGCGGCGTGGACATCCCGCTGATCCACAAGTTCGGCGCGGGCTTCGTCCAGGGCGTCAAGTCCGTCGACCCGAGCATCAAGATCGAGTCGCAGTACCTGACCGAGACGCCCGCGGAAGGCGGCTTCTCCAGCCCTGACAAGGGCAAGGAGGCTGCCAGCGGTCAGATCGAGAAGGGCGCCGACGTCATCTACCACGCCGCCGGTCTCTCCGGTCAGGGCGTGATCTCCGAGGCCGCCGCCAAGAAGGTCTGGGCGATCGGTGTCGACTCCGACCAGTACAACCAGGACGCGCTGAAGGCCTACAAGGACTACATCCTCGGCTCGGCGCTGAAGAACGTCGGCGGCGCGGTCTACGAGCTCGCCAAGTCGGTCCACGAGGGCAAGCCGCTCACCGGTGTCGTCCGCGGCGACCTGAAGTCCGGCGGCGTGGGCTTCGCCGACTCCAACCCGAAGTACAAGGCCATGACGGACGTCGTCGCGGCCGTCGACAAGGCCAAGCAGGACATCGTCGACGGCAAGGTGACGGTGAAGACTTCGTAA
- a CDS encoding N-acetylneuraminate synthase family protein, which yields MSTNSRLRSFGSERLAGPGQPVYICGEIGINHNGDLENAFKLIDVAAEAGCDAVKFQKRTPEICTPRDQWDIERDTPWGRMTYIDYRHRVEFGEDEYRQIDEYCKSRNIAWFASPWDNEAVAFLEKFDVPAHKVASASLTDDELLRELRATGRTVILSSGMSTPKQIRHAVEVLGSDNILLCHATSTYPAKAEELNLRVINTLQEEYPNVPIGYSGHETGLQTTLAAVALGATFIERHITLDRAMWGSDQAASVEPQGLTRLVRDIRTIEASLGDGVKKVYDSELGPMKKLRRVSGVVAEAEIAAAAGEPVSV from the coding sequence ATGAGCACCAACTCCCGTCTGCGTTCCTTCGGTTCCGAGCGTCTCGCCGGTCCCGGCCAGCCCGTCTACATCTGCGGCGAGATCGGCATCAACCACAACGGTGACCTGGAGAACGCCTTCAAGCTCATCGACGTGGCCGCCGAAGCCGGCTGCGACGCCGTGAAGTTCCAGAAGCGCACCCCCGAGATCTGCACCCCGCGCGACCAGTGGGACATCGAGCGCGACACCCCCTGGGGCCGGATGACCTACATCGACTACCGCCACCGCGTGGAGTTCGGCGAGGACGAGTACCGCCAGATCGACGAGTACTGCAAGAGCAGGAACATCGCCTGGTTCGCCTCCCCGTGGGACAACGAGGCCGTCGCCTTCCTGGAGAAGTTCGACGTGCCGGCCCACAAGGTGGCCTCGGCCTCCCTGACGGACGACGAGCTCCTGCGCGAGCTGCGCGCCACCGGCCGCACGGTCATCCTCTCCTCGGGCATGTCCACCCCGAAGCAGATCCGCCACGCGGTCGAGGTCCTCGGCTCGGACAACATCCTGCTCTGCCACGCCACGTCGACGTACCCGGCGAAGGCCGAGGAGCTCAACCTGCGCGTCATCAACACCCTCCAGGAGGAGTACCCGAACGTCCCGATCGGCTACTCCGGCCACGAGACGGGCCTGCAGACCACCCTCGCGGCGGTCGCCCTCGGCGCCACCTTCATCGAGCGGCACATCACCCTCGACCGCGCGATGTGGGGCTCCGACCAGGCCGCCTCCGTCGAGCCCCAGGGCCTGACCCGCCTGGTCCGCGACATCCGCACCATCGAGGCCTCCCTCGGCGACGGCGTCAAGAAGGTCTACGACTCCGAGCTCGGCCCGATGAAGAAGCTCCGCCGCGTCTCGGGCGTCGTCGCCGAGGCGGAGATCGCCGCCGCCGCGGGCGAGCCGGTCTCGGTCTGA
- a CDS encoding glycosyltransferase family 2 protein yields the protein MPKLSVIVPFYNVQQYAPDTLRTLRMNARSDFEFILVDDKSRDETPAILERAAESLSDVAQVRYIRHEENGGLATARNTGLDAATGEYLTFLDGDDWLAPGYLAELVAAIEDLGCDFIRTDHVQATARARSVHRAPVGLRGEVLNPREAILPADRTTSVDYAYAWAGAYHRRLLDKGLLHFTDGLRTAEDRPWIWKLHREAESFAVVSLLGVFYRRGVASSLTQIGDARQLDFIRAFDQVIEETATDRDAARLLPKAVRTYCAIIAHHLSDEAKWEPGVARQLQAMSAAAIRRMPQDALGDVLDTMDLRRSSRLRRLRRRVTTAKAAA from the coding sequence GTGCCAAAGCTTTCCGTGATCGTGCCGTTCTACAACGTGCAGCAATACGCCCCGGACACCCTCAGAACTCTTCGGATGAACGCCCGGAGCGACTTCGAGTTCATCCTGGTCGACGACAAATCCAGGGATGAGACACCGGCCATTCTCGAACGGGCCGCCGAGTCGCTTTCGGATGTCGCGCAGGTGAGATATATCCGCCATGAGGAGAACGGAGGTCTCGCCACCGCCCGCAACACCGGACTGGACGCGGCGACGGGCGAGTACCTCACCTTCCTCGACGGCGACGACTGGCTCGCGCCGGGCTATCTCGCCGAGCTGGTGGCGGCCATCGAGGACCTGGGCTGCGACTTCATCCGCACCGACCATGTCCAGGCGACCGCCCGCGCCCGGTCCGTCCACCGGGCGCCGGTCGGGCTGCGCGGGGAGGTGCTGAACCCGCGCGAGGCGATCCTGCCCGCCGACCGGACGACGTCCGTCGACTACGCGTACGCGTGGGCCGGCGCCTACCACCGCCGCCTCCTGGACAAGGGCCTGCTGCACTTCACCGACGGGCTGCGCACGGCCGAGGACCGGCCGTGGATCTGGAAGCTGCACCGCGAGGCGGAGTCGTTCGCCGTGGTGAGCCTGCTCGGTGTGTTCTACCGGCGTGGGGTCGCCTCCTCGCTCACCCAGATCGGCGACGCCCGCCAGCTGGACTTCATCCGCGCCTTCGACCAGGTCATCGAGGAGACGGCGACGGACCGGGACGCCGCCCGGCTGCTCCCGAAGGCGGTCCGCACCTACTGCGCGATCATCGCCCACCACCTCTCCGACGAGGCCAAGTGGGAGCCGGGTGTGGCCCGGCAGCTCCAGGCGATGAGCGCGGCGGCCATAAGGCGGATGCCGCAGGACGCCCTCGGCGACGTACTCGACACGATGGACCTGCGCCGCTCGTCCAGGCTGCGGCGGCTGCGGCGCCGGGTCACCACAGCGAAGGCGGCTGCCTGA
- a CDS encoding class I SAM-dependent methyltransferase, whose amino-acid sequence MSAEHPDFIPDTRTSYDTIADAYAERFPAAGLAGLHVERALFGVFAELVRANGATAPVADLGSGPGHITAHLKGLGLPVFGVDVSPRMVALARRGYPELRFHVGSMTSLDLPDATLGGITALYSLIHVPDEHLPATLAEFRRVLVPGGYVLLAFQAGATADADTEHLHLAERFGHEISLDYYWRDPDAMAEQLGKAGLRPHTRVLREPQEGEVRPRAFLLARKDG is encoded by the coding sequence GTGAGCGCCGAGCACCCGGACTTCATACCGGACACCCGAACCTCGTACGACACGATCGCCGACGCGTACGCCGAGCGGTTCCCCGCCGCCGGGCTGGCGGGCCTGCATGTGGAGCGCGCCCTCTTCGGCGTCTTCGCCGAGCTGGTGAGAGCGAACGGAGCGACCGCCCCCGTCGCCGACCTCGGCAGTGGCCCCGGGCACATCACCGCGCATCTGAAGGGTCTGGGCCTGCCGGTCTTCGGGGTCGATGTCTCGCCCCGGATGGTGGCGCTGGCCCGCCGGGGGTATCCGGAACTCCGGTTCCACGTGGGTTCGATGACGTCCCTGGATCTGCCGGACGCGACGCTGGGCGGGATCACCGCCCTGTACTCGCTCATCCACGTCCCGGACGAGCACCTGCCCGCGACGCTCGCCGAGTTCCGCCGGGTCCTGGTGCCCGGCGGATACGTGCTCCTCGCCTTCCAGGCCGGGGCGACTGCGGATGCGGACACCGAGCACCTGCACCTCGCCGAGCGCTTCGGACACGAGATCTCGCTCGACTACTACTGGCGTGACCCGGACGCCATGGCCGAGCAGCTCGGCAAGGCGGGCCTGCGCCCGCACACCCGGGTGCTGCGCGAGCCACAGGAGGGCGAGGTGCGCCCGCGCGCCTTCCTTCTGGCGCGCAAGGACGGCTAG
- a CDS encoding amidohydrolase has protein sequence MSLESEAGLPAEAPLPGTLPESLRAELVAFRRDLHMHPELGNQEFRTTAAIKARLEKAGLRPRVLAVGTGLVCDIGDWSGGRPALALRADIDALPIPDTKSDCPYRSTVPDRAHACGHDVHTTVVLGAGLVLADLHRQGLLPRPVRLVFQPAEEVLPGGAADAIECGVLEGVGQIIAVHCDPRVDAGRIGLRAGAITSACDRLEISLGGPGGHTARPHLTTDLVTAAARVVVDVPAIVARRIDTRAGLAVTWGRIESGHAPNVIPQHAELSGTVRCLDIEAWRQAPDVVVAAIDEVANLHRAKSEINYVRGVPPVVNDPAVTDLLRDAMTARRGAASVEGTEQSLGGEDFSWYLEHVPGAMARLGVRTPGERTVRDLHQGDFDADESAITAGVELFTAAALLDGVS, from the coding sequence ATGTCCCTAGAGTCCGAGGCCGGTCTTCCCGCGGAAGCTCCGCTTCCCGGCACGCTGCCTGAGTCGCTGCGTGCCGAACTTGTCGCGTTCCGGCGTGACTTGCACATGCACCCGGAGCTCGGCAACCAGGAGTTCCGTACGACCGCCGCCATCAAGGCGCGGCTGGAGAAGGCCGGACTGCGGCCGCGTGTGCTCGCGGTAGGCACCGGACTCGTCTGTGACATCGGGGACTGGAGCGGCGGGCGTCCCGCGCTCGCGCTGCGGGCCGACATCGACGCGCTGCCGATTCCGGACACGAAGAGTGACTGCCCGTACCGCTCGACCGTGCCGGACCGGGCCCACGCCTGCGGGCATGACGTGCATACGACGGTCGTGCTCGGGGCCGGCCTCGTCCTGGCCGATCTGCATCGGCAGGGACTGCTGCCGCGGCCCGTGCGGCTGGTCTTCCAGCCCGCCGAGGAAGTGCTGCCCGGTGGCGCCGCCGATGCCATCGAGTGCGGGGTGCTGGAAGGCGTCGGGCAGATCATCGCCGTGCACTGCGACCCGCGGGTGGACGCCGGGCGGATCGGACTGCGGGCCGGGGCCATCACCTCCGCCTGCGACCGGCTGGAGATCTCCCTCGGCGGACCCGGCGGCCACACCGCGCGGCCTCATCTGACGACGGACCTGGTGACCGCGGCCGCGCGGGTCGTCGTCGACGTGCCCGCGATCGTCGCCCGGCGGATCGACACCCGTGCCGGGCTCGCCGTGACCTGGGGACGGATCGAGTCCGGGCACGCGCCCAACGTCATTCCGCAGCACGCCGAGCTCTCCGGCACCGTGCGCTGCCTGGACATCGAGGCCTGGCGCCAGGCACCCGACGTCGTGGTCGCCGCGATCGACGAAGTCGCCAACCTGCATCGCGCCAAGTCGGAGATCAACTACGTGCGCGGCGTGCCGCCCGTGGTCAACGACCCGGCCGTCACCGACCTGTTGCGGGACGCCATGACCGCCCGGCGCGGTGCCGCCTCGGTCGAGGGCACCGAGCAGAGCCTGGGCGGCGAGGACTTCTCCTGGTACCTGGAGCATGTGCCGGGAGCCATGGCCCGGCTCGGGGTCCGCACCCCGGGGGAGCGGACCGTACGGGACCTCCACCAGGGCGACTTCGATGCCGACGAGTCGGCGATCACGGCGGGCGTGGAGCTGTTCACCGCCGCCGCGCTGCTCGATGGGGTTTCCTGA